Genomic DNA from alpha proteobacterium U9-1i:
GTCGGGATAGCCGCCTGTTCCGTCACCCCAAATCTGGGTTCGGCCGGCGTTGGTGTAAAGATTATAGTTGAGTAGGTTCGCGCCACTCTTGAGCTTGCGCTGCGCAACCGTGCCGTTAATGCCGCCACCGATACCGACGTCTATCGCGCTCAAAGCGGCGATGCCGCTGCACGACACCTCGATGGCGCCGGCGCCATCGAGAGGGGCGCTGTCGAGCGGTTCGAATGCGCCAAACGTCAGCGGCGCGGCGCTTACCTCGCACGAGCACAGCACGCAGATAGCCTGCGCCTGAGGTACGCAGAGCGCCACCAGCATCAAAATCAACGTCAACGCACGCAACGCAGCGGCTCCACTTCATCCAACGCTTGGGACGTCACCACGACGCGGCACGCATAAGCTTCCGCCACGAGCGTTGATATGCCGACGACCGCGGACAGATAGGCGCGACCGTCGCCGCCGATTGGGAAGCGTGCGAGATCCGTGTCGCGCACCAGGACCGCGCCCTCCGGCAACGCGTCGTTATTCTCATCGACGATGCGCACTTCGCCCGCGCGACCTTCGGCGACGGCGAAATCCACGCGCACGCCGCTGCGCGCGCCCGTGCGCACGGCAACTTCGTCCTGCGCGATACTGGCTTCGATGGGTAGATCGTCCAGGCTCACGCCGAGGCGGTTCTGGTCATAGCTGCGCAGCCCGGTAACCAGGAGGCGTCCGTGCTGATCGGTGCGGCCAATCAATCGGCGATCGTGCAGAACGCCAATCTGCGCCACGCCGACATCAACCAGCGCAAAGCTGTCCCGGATGGGCCGCGCGATCATTGTCGCGCCGTCGATCCAAACCAGCGCGCTTTCGAACTGGCCACGCAAGCCGTCCGCGCCCGCGGCGTGTGCGGCTTCAAGGCGTGCCTCAAATGCGCGCGCGCGCAGAGCTGCGGCAGCTTCCCAACGACGTGTTTCGCCTTGCGCGGCGCCGATGCGCCAACCCCAGCCGCCTTCGGCGGGCGTCGCGCGCTGTGCACGCGCACGCACACTTATGCCGTCTGCATCCGATTGCACAGCGGTCGAAGCGCTGCCTCGCCTTCCAAGCGGACGCACGAACGTGACGCTCGCGGTCGTGAATGCTTGCTCTCCATCGTCAACATGAAGCGCGTTGATCGCGAGTGCGCCAAGCCGCCCTGCGGGCGGCGCAAAGCCTAGGCTCCAGGTTTCCACGCGTTCGAACGCAGTCGTCTCCTGCGAGGCTGCAGCCAGGGATAGGGCGCCGTACCTGCCGAGCGCCCAGCCAATCGTGCCTTGCGCGCGCCGGCGCGCGGTATCTTCTTGGCCTAGGCGGGAAAAATCGTCGCTCGTGGTTTCTGCATCAATTGCGAAGGAAAAGCGTGCGCCTTGCCAGGCCCATCCCATTCCGAGGCTTTGGCCGTCGCCGAGGCGCGTCTCGCTGTGCGCAACGCGAACATTGACTTCGCCCAGCGTTGGGCGTGCGAGCGCGAGGCCTGCGCCCACCAACGAAGCACCTCCCGACACCTCAAGCCGAGCTTCGGCGGTGAGCCAGTCCGTGACCCCATGACGATACGCGCCAAGCGCAAAGGCGTCGCCATAGTCGAAACTCGCTCTCGCGAAATTTCTCCGCGTGGCGCCGGCGGCGACAGAGAAATCCGTGAGACCAGCGCGAAGCAAGCTTGGGCTTGCATAGAATGGCGCGGTCACATTTTGCTGACGCCCGAGCGCATCGGTGACCACAAGCTGCGCAACTCCCCCGCCGGCGATGACCGGCGTATCGGTGAGATCGAACGGGCCGGCGTCGACACGCTGGCGAGTTTGCAGCGCGCCGTTGATGTAAAGATCCACCACCGACGGCGCGGCCGCCTCGCCCGAGAATGTCGGCAGCGGAAATGGGACGAAGCTCGGGTCGACGGCGAACTCCGTGCCCCATTGGACGCCTGCGAAGCGGAACGCCGCGCCCGAGGCGGTGGCGGGCGCAAGGGCGTCACCCAGGCGCACGCTTTGGCGCGCGTTGGGGCGATCGAACGTCCACGCTGTGTCGAGGCGGATGAGCGCGCCTGCCTCCGCGCCCATGAGCCACGCAATGGCGCCACGGCCGCCGGGCCGGAAGAGGCCTAAATCAAACGCCCCGGAAACCTGTCCCCCGCCCTCATCGGCATAGGTGGCGACAAGATCGGCGTTCAAAAAACCGCCAACGCCGACTTGCAATGGCGTCATCTCTGGGTCGGCGGCGCGCACGCGTTGGTGTGCGAAGCACGCTGACGCGCAGGTGATCTCAACGGCCTGATCGGCTTCGACGAACCGGTAGCTGAGGCCAGCGATATCCGAGAGCGGCGACGGCTCCGATTGGTTTGTCGACGCAGAGATTCCAAGCGCTCGAAGCGTTTCGGCAGCTGCGTAGATTTCATCGCCGCGCCGCCAGGCGATGGCCTCGACGGCCGCGTCGTTGCCGAGCAAACGAAACTCGACCGCGATCGGTTCGAGCCCATGGGCCCAGGCTGGCGCCGCAACGGCGCTAACGCACGCCGACAAGAGCCAACGGCGCATCGAGCACGAGGGTGTCAGTTGAGAGCGCCGGTTGGTTCAAGGTTGTGTAGCTGACGCGCAGCGCGCCAACGCCGTTTGGCGCGGGCCGCGTCACCTCTTCACCGGCCAGCAGATAGCGCGGCATGTCGGGCAGCGACGCGTCGGCGCCGTATTGAACGTCGGCGATCCGGACGACGCTGGTGCCGATGTTGGAAAGGACCACCGCGCCGTCGCGCGATCGGCGCGCTTCGAGCGCGGTGGTTGCGCCGCGCGGGGGAGCAAACACAGGCAGCGACATTTGCAGCTGGACGCGAAGCCCGGCTCCGGCCTCTGCAGCGGGGAGCTGCCGCAGGATGAGGCGGTAGGCGGCTTCGCGTCCAGCTTCGCGCGCGGCGGCCATGATCGCCAGGCGCACGATCTGTTCTTGGCCCGGCCGGACAGCGAACACGCTGGGCGCCACGACCACGTCAGTCGTTTCACTCAGAACGTCGGCGCCATCGTCCTGGCTCCAGGCGAATACGTTGACTTCGAACATCATCTCCGTGTCGCGCCGGTTGTGGACGCGCACCGAGGCCAAGCGGCGCTCCGGCGCCACTTGGATGATCACCGGCGTGACCTGCACGCCGTTCGTCTCGGCTGAGGCCGGCGGAATAAGCGGCATCGCCAGGGGCACGAGAAGGAGCGCCGGGCGCATCAATACGTCACCGTGACTGTAACGGTGTCGCTGAACGCGCCCGCTGGCGCGGTCTGGTTGGCAGGCACGCGGCCGAAGACGTCGATGTCCTGTTCGGCGCCACTGCCCGTGCCGGCCACTGTGTTTACGCCGGCTGTTTCGCCCCACACGTTGGTGCGGCCAGCGTTCCGGTAGAGTGAATACGTGAGCGTGTCCGCGCCGGCGGTCATGCGGCGGCTCGCGACTGTGGCGCCGGCGCCGAGGCCTTCATCCAGCGAGACCACATAGGCGGTGCCGTTGGTGCACGTGACGCCGATGCTTGTGCCAATGTCGAGCGGGCTCGCCGCGACGGGATCATAGTCGCCGAACAGCAGATCGGACGCGTCCACGCTGCAGCTGGCGACGACGGTCGCTGTGATCGCCATCGTGTCGCTGTCGGTCGCTGCATGGGCGTTGAACGCGGCGGCGGCCGTTAGCGCGAGGCCGAGTATTGCCCTCCTCGCCAACAACGAAAACATCTGCGATGTCACACGCTCTACCCTTGGTTTAGGTCATTCGGGTTAGTCTGACAGACGTGTGTTTCCTTTGCATAATCGTGCAAATTCGATGAATTGCAGATTTTTCGGGTAATAAAAGTTGCTGTATTTCTGTCGCTCGGCGCGTTGTTATCAACTTATGAGTGTGCCAGCGTTTGCAAGTCCCGAGTCTCTGAATGTCGTGAGGGCGCCATGAGTGAGAGGATTTCCGTTAGTTCTGCGGACTTCGTCCGCAACATCGGCGTCTGGCAGGAGCGCGCGCTCCACGCGCCCATCGCGATCACGTATCACGGGCGCGAACGTTTAGTGCTGCTAGCAGCCGAAAGCTTTAGCGTGAGCAACGATTCAAACGCGCCTACGGATGCGATCGACCAACTTTCGGCCATTGTCGACAACATGGCCGAAGGCTTCGTCGCGATCGCCGACGATTACAGCGTTGTCGCCGCCAACCACGTCGCAGAAGGCTATTTTGGGCGCAGCCGGCGGAGCATGGAGGGCACAGCGTTCACCTCGATCTTCCCTGCACTGAAGGACTCGCTGCTGATGAGCCAAGTCCAGCGCGTGATGCGCGCACGCGAGGCGGCGACCTTCGAGCTTGAATCGATTGTTTTTCCCGGGCGACGCTTGGAGTGCCGCGTGTTTCCGCTATCCCGCGGCGTCGGCATCCTGTTCGTCAACGTGACCGAGCGTGAAGCTCTGCGCGGTGCGCTGGCGGAAGCCGAAGCGATGCGCGCCGCCGCCTCGCTCCACCCTGACATCGCCAGCGCGACGTGCGACCCGCGCGGGCGCCTGTTGCACGCTGACGCGCGCTTTTGCGCCTGGGTCGGGTTCGAGCCCTCGGCGATCCTGCATTGCCGCTTCGTGGATATCGTCGCGCCGGCTTCTCGGCGTGAGGTCGGCGAAGCTTTAGAGCGTGCGCTCGATGCAAATTTGACGGTGACGACGCGCCTGCTCGCGAAGGACCTCACGGAGCGTCAACTCACGCTCAGCCTGTCGCCAATCACGTCGGTCAGCGGAACCAAGGGGGTGTGCATCCTGGCGACGACCCGGCTTGCACAAGCCGAAACCTCCCGCGTCGCCTAACACGCTCCCGCGCGGCTCAAGGCCACGCGGGAGCGCTCGTTAGGTTAGGCGGTGCGCGTTTTCATTTCTTGCAGCACGCGCTGCGCATAAGCGCGGCTCACTGGCACCTCATCGCCGCTATCGAGCACAGCGAGCAAGCGCCCGTTGGCGTCGCGCTGGACAGCCTTGAGACGCTTCCAGTTCACGAACGCCGAGCGGTGCACGCGCAGCATCACCTCGGGGTCCAGGCGTTCTTCCAGGTGCGACATGGTCTCCCGGTAAAGCAACGTCCGCCCTTCCCAGAACAGACGCACATAGTCCCGCTCCGCTTCGATGCGTTCCACGTCCACAACCGGCACCCGCAAAAAGCGGCCGCGCTCGCGGATCCAGAACTCTTTCTCGAAGCGCGGACCTTCGCGGTCTCGGGCTTCGCGGCGGAGCGCATCGAGCACCGAAGCAAGCTCCTCCGCGCGGCGTCCGGCGTTTTGCGCCGCGCGCCGCTCACGCGCCCGCATCAGCGCCGAGGCCAGCCGCTCGAACTCGACCGGCTTCAAAAGGTAATCCACCGCCGACGTCTCAAACGCGCGCAGCGCGTAAGAATCGAACGCGGTGACAAAGATCACGGTTGGACCACCAGATTCCTCGATGGCGTCAGCCACCGCGAAGCCGTCCGCCAACGGCATTTTGATATCCAACAGAACGACGTCGGGGCGCAGTTCGCGCATCGCGTCGATCGCCTGCACGCCATCATTGGCGGCGCCGACGACTTCAACATCAGGGATCGCCTGCAGCGCGAGCCGGAGGCGCCGAAGCGCCAAGGGCTCGTCGTCAGCTAAAAGTAGGCGTAAGGGTTCGGCCGACACGTTCCTCCTCCACGGGTAACCAGATCTCCACGTGACAGCCATTCGGCTGCTTATTGCGCGCGATTAGGCCAGCGCGTTGGCCATAGATGAGCTCCAAGCGCTCACGGATGTTTGCAAGACCGACGCCTTGTCGTTTGCTTGCATTCGTCGTGGGCAGGCCGGGGCCATCATCTTCAACCGCGATCCGCAGCACGCCGTCCTCCCGCCATGCGGAGACGACGATGCGGCCTCCGTCCACACGGGGCGTGATTGCGTACTTGATCGCGTTCTCAAGAATGGGCTGGAGGATGAGGCTTGGGAGCCGCAGCTTCTCCAGCCCAGGTTCAATATTGAATTGAACCGTGAGTTTGTCCTCGAATCGGGTTTGCTCGATCTCGAGGTATTTGCGTTGGGCTTCGATCTCGTCGGAGAGCTTGGCAAGCTCAGTCGGCTGACGGTCGAGCGAATAGCGCAGGAAGCCTGCGAGCCGCAGCAGCATGTTCTCGGCCTGCGCATTGCGGTTGTCGAGCACGAGCGTCGAGATCGCGTTCAGCGTGTTGAACAGGAAGTGCGGATTGATCTGGTAGTGCAGCATCCGTACTTGGGCGTCGTACGCGAGCGCCTGGGCGCGCGCGACGGCCCGGGCCTGCGCCACGGTTTGGAAGTGGTAGCCCAGCAGCGCTTGCATCAGCCCCCAAAGCAGCAGCGCCCAACCGAACTGAAAGAGGTAGATCACAAACGGGTACGGCTCGGGCGTCACCCCACCGAGGAGGCGCGGCCAATAATGCTCGCTAAACTGGGTGACCGGCGCGAGCGCCAGCGCGCCCAGCACCAGCGCCAGATTGCGCCCCCGGTCGGATCGATTGGCTTTCCAGCCCGCCACGACTGCCAAGAGGACGCCCGTCAGCACAGCGTAGCTCGCCACCGCCATCGCGCGGTTGGCCATGTAGGGAAAATCGCCGACGTCTTCTGGCGGATCGGCCGCAGCCGCCGCCGTCCGGATCACGAAATAGGCCCCCCAGAACGCGACGTGCGCGCCCCATCGGACCAATCCCGGATGCTCCGCCTTGCTTAATGATGCGCCTACATCTTGGATGGCGCTGCTCCCTCAAGGTGTCCGCCCACGCGGGCCAGACCCTAGCGAAATCGAAGCGCGTCCGCAGGACGTCCGTCGCAGTTACGCTCGGGCTTGTCGCATAGGAACGGCGTTTCGCCGCTAAGGTGTGTGGCCGTGGACCCGGCCGCAGCGTGGCCTACCGCGCCGCTGGCGCAAGCTCGAACGCGTATTCGTGGAACACATCTTCGAGAGGTTGGAACGCTAATTGCGCCCGCTTTCCGGCGATCGCGAGCTTACCCGCAAGGCCCGGTTTGGGGCGCTTCAGCATCGGCCAGCGCAACGCCTTAAGCTCAAGCCCCGCCCGCCATGCCAACTCGTGCATATTGGAGATCGAGACCCAGCGCGTGTGCTCAAGGTTCGCCATCACGTAGCGGGTGCCACGCTGGGCGCGGTGCTGGCGAAAGCGCGGCGCAAACGGGTTCGGCGTGGTGAACAGCATCACGCCTTCGGGCTTCAGGTGGCGCTTGGCGAAGTTAAGCAAGCCCACCGGATCGTTCACGTGCTCAATCACGTCGCCGCAAAAGACCCGATCGAAACGCTCGCCAAGGTCCACGTCGGACGTGGCGTCGGCGCAGCGGAAGTCGAAACCCTTGGAATTGTAGTGCGCACAGAGCTTGGGGTTGATCTCGACCGCCACCGCGCGTTTGGCGACGCGTTTGATGCGGTTGTGCTCCCATCCCTCCTCGGAGAAGAAGACGATGTCGTGCTCGCCGGCGCCAATGTCGAGCATCTCTTGGCCACGGCAGAAATTGTCGATCATCTCGACACGCGATATCGGCTCGACGCGGGTGATGGAGCGCAAGAACGCATCCATCTTTTGCGTGGCTTCGCGGTCGGTGGGATCGGCCGAGACGCCGCGCCAATCAAGCATGTCGTCCATCCCGCCGCTTCGGCGTTTGATTGAGTTCATCCGTCAGCGCGCGCCAGAATGGCTCGGCGCCATAGCGCACGTGGAGCGCAGCGCGGCCCTTCTCGGCTTTGGCCCGGAGAGCGTCAAGATCGGCAAGTGCGCCCTCTATCGTCCGCGCCAGCGCCAAGGCGTCGCCGAATGGAAACAGCGCCCCATATGCGCCGTCCGCCAGCGCGGCGCGATTGCCGGGATTGTCAGCGGCGATGATCGGCGCGCAATGATCGAGCGCTTCTTGCAGCAAGTATGGGAGCCCCTCCCACTCCGACGGCAGCACGAGCACGTCGTTGCGATGGAAATGAGAGAACGGAGCGCTGAGCCAGCCGGCAAACTCAGCTTCTACGTTCGCCTCTGCCGCAGCGGCTCGCATCTCCCCTTCAAGCGGCCCCGCACCTATAAAGCGAAGGCAGGGTCGCGCCTTGAGCTTGGCAAACGCAGCGATGAGTGTGAGCGGGCTTTTCGTCGGAATGAAGCGCGCCACGAAGTTGACGCGCAGCGCGCCTTCGCTCGCCGGCGGCGTGGCCGGCGATGCCACGTAGGGGTTGCCCAACAACGCAATACGCGCACCGGGCAGCGCGGCGCGGCACGCGTCGGCTTGCGCTTGGTTCAGCGCGATCACCAGATCGGCGTCCCGCTTGCGTTTGAATTTGTCGGAGTGGCAGGGCGTGGCGAACAGCGCGCCTGGGAAGAGCCTCCGCAAAGCGGCGAGTGCGAGATCGCTGTGGACGATCACCAGGAGCGGCTCCGCGCCCGCGCGCGTGCGGACTTCGGCGCGAAGGCGGTCGAGCACAAACGGCGCGGCGCCGAACGGCGACGTCAACAACGCAGGCGCGTCCATAACGTCAACGCCATCGGCCCGAAGCGCGTCAGCTGACGGCCCGCGGAACACAACGGCGGACCGCACACCGACGGCGCGAAACATGCGCTCGTAGTGCGCGACGGCGGTGGCGATGCCGCCCCGGCCTTTCACGATCGCTGCCTGCAGCACAAACATGGTCGCAGCCCTCTAGCATGGCGCTGGCGACTGCGCCTCCTACCCACGCGCAGCAAAACGCCCCACGACGTCACCGTCATGGGGCGTTCTGCGTTTGGGTGCGGGAGTAGGATTTGAACCTACGACCTTCAGGTTATGAGCCTGACGAGCTACCGGGCTGCTCCATCCCGCGTCAGCTTTTTGCGCCGCAGTGCGGCGCAAGGCGGCTCATATGGCTGTCTCCGGCGCCCGCGTCAAGCTGAGCTAGGCGCGCAAGCGCAAACACCGCGCAAAGAACGACGCTGGGCAAAAGAAATGGGGCGGACCTTGCGGTCCGCCCCAGAACTTTTGCGGTCCCAGTTCGCTTAGAAGCGAGCTTGGAAGCCGACCACCCACTCGCGACCGATGCCGGCGTCGAATTGGTTGCCGACACCGTAGATGCCGCGGTTCCAATCTTCGTCCGTCACGTTGTTCACGACCAAGCGAACGGTCATGGAGTCCGTGATGTCGTAGGAGGCGTTGTAGTTGAAGAAGTTGAAGTCTTCACCACGGAAGGCCAGCGACTGCTCGTTATACAACGGCTTGGCGACCGTGATGTCCGAGACGGTCATCGGGTTCCAGTTCCATTGCAGCGTGTGGTCGAACGGCCCGATGCGGTGACGGATGTCCATACGGAATTCGTATTCCGGCTGGCCCGTGCCCGGGTGCTCGCCCACTTGGCGGTCGAAGCGTTGCGTGAACGCGTTGTCGGCGTACAGGTCGTAACGCTGGTTGTGGAACAACGTCGTGCGCAGGAAGATGTCGCCCCAGTTTTCCATGAAGCCGCCGAGGACGGGAACTTCGCCGAGCCCGAAATTGTAGCGGGCTTCGAGGTTCACGCCGCGGAATGCACGGCCGCCAGCGTTGATGTTGTTGAACTGCGCCATCGTCGCGATGAACGAGTTCGTGGCAGGCGCGAGACCCGGCGCGAGCGACGGGGTGCCGGCCAGAACACCAGCGAACGACGGGTTGCCCGTGATCGCGTTGACAGCCGGGATGATGAAGCCGCCAGCCGTGGCTTGCGGGAACAGCTGTTGATCGCAAGCATTGAGGCCGCCGATCGGGGCGTTCGGATAGGTAGCCGAGTCGAAGCAGATACCCATGAACGCTGCCGAGCTGCCGCTGTTGTTGTTGGCGAATGGGCCAAACAGCAGGATTTCGTTCGTCAGGTCGACCGAGAAGAAGTCGGCGGCGAGAACCAGGCGCGGGGCCCAGCTCGGCTCGTACGTGATGCCGTAGGTGTACGAGTTGCCTTCTTCGTTCGCGAGGTTCGGGTTACCCGCCGCAACGGCCGAGCGGGCGATGTTGCCGACGGTCGCTGCGTTGTTGAACGTGTTCAAGAACGCCTGCGCAGAAGCCGCATCCGGTGCAATGCCCAGCGCCTGAACGGCGGAGAGGCAGTTGGCCTGACGCGAAGCCGAACCCAGACCGATATTTTCGGTCGTGCACGGATGGTAGGTGGTGTCCGGCGTCGTGAACGCGATGGTGAACGGACCGAGCAGTTCGACCAGCGAGGCCGAGCGAACCGTACGGCCGCGCGCGCCGCGCACGGTCAGATCTTCGAAGGGCTTCCACGTCACGCTGTAGTTGAACGTGTCGTCCACCGTGCCGTCGCCAGTCACGAGGGCCGTCGAGGAATCTTGCTCCCGTTCGACCATGCGGAAGGCGTAGCTGAACTCGAGCGAGTTCATGAGCGGGAATTGGAAGCCTTCGCCGAAGATTGGGATCAGGACTTCGTAGCCGTACTCGAGGAACTCAAGTTCGCCCGCGCCGCGGCCTTGGAGAGCCGTACGGCCATCGCCACGTGCGAGACGATTGTTCGGCTCGAACTCAGCGGTTTCACGACGATACTCGATGTTCAGACCGAGGCTCGCGGCGCCCGCCGGGAGACGAATGATCTCGCCGCCGAGGGAGCCGGTGTAGACGATCTGACGGTTCAGAGCGTGGGTCGAGGAGTCAACCTGGACGTAGTCACGCGCAGCTTGGCTGCTCGCGCCTTCGCCCATGATGTTCAACGGCACGCAGCGCGCCACTTGGTCGGCAGTCGGGATCAAACCCGCAACCGTACGGCCAGCGTTCAGGATCGAGCTAGCGCCTGGGTTGGCGTATTCGATCGGGATCGGCTGAGCCAGCGTCTGTTGACGGCAAACCGGTTGACCGCCCGGGCCGGTGATGACGTCGGTCGCGAGCGCGAATTCGATGTCGCCGATGTCGGTGCGGTTGTTGTCGGTTTCCGAGGTGCCGTAGATCGCCGCGACATCCCAGTAGAAATCACGATCGAAGAGCGAGAAATCGCCTTCGAGCGATTGAGCGATACGGAACGTCGAGGTGTCTTGCGTCGACCTGAGGCCCTCGCCGCCGACGATGTCGGAGAGCGCACGGCCGATATAAAGGACGTCCTGAGCGCCACCGGCGCCGAACGGACCGTCCGGATCGTAGGCCGCCGGCAGCGTCAGGCCTTGGGCGATCAACGCATCGATCTGCGCGATGTTCGTGCCGACGTTGAAGAACGGGTTCTGGCGGAAGAAGATCGGAACCGCGAGCGTACCGGCTTGAGCGTTACCGCCGCCAGCGTTGGTCGACGGGCCCTGCACTTGGTCGAACGTGATATCCGTGTAGAGGATTTCCGTACGCGTGCGCAGCCAGTCGGTGATGTCGTAGTGACCGGTGATGGCCAACGACGCACGTTCCGTACCAGCTTGGATCTGCGTGAACCCATTGGCGCTCGGCTCGTAGCCGCCGCCCCCGAAGGTCGCTGCGATTTGCGACTGGAGCGGCGGTGCAATGATGCCGACGTTGTAGGGTTGCAGCTGGCCGTTCGCGGCGAACGACAGCGGAACCGCGCGACGCGGGAAGAGCGCGCTGGTGGCGATATCCGTGTTGGTGATCGTCGGCAGGTAGCCGTTGGCGCTGGCGGGGTTAACGCCGCCGGCCGCATGAGCCGTGCCGAACGAACCGATGAACAGCATCGGATCGATGCCGGGGTTGGCCGCAAGGTACTCATACGGCGTTTGGCGGTTGCGCTGCAGCAGCGACAGCACGAGCTGCGACTGCGCGGCCGCCGACAGCAGGTTGTAGTTCGCCAGGTTGGTGGCCGCATCAGCACCCGTGTTGAACGAGTTGAAGATCGCCAAACGGCCGCCAGCGGTATCCTGCCCGGCGGTCAAAGCCGTCGGCGCGAACGAAGCAAAGCCAAGCGGATCGAGCGGCGTGACGATACCCGAACGGGCAGCCGCCGTGCCAACCGCCTGAGCCGGAACCAGGAACGTCGCCGCGTTGACGCCGCTGAAGTTCTGGTTGGTCAGCACGGTGCCGCCGAGGCTGATGTGCGTGTTGTTCAACGGCAGATCGCCGAAGCGGCCGAGATAGTTGGTCGCAACGTTGTTCGAGGCGGCCGGCAGGAACGGCGTTGAGGTGGCGAACGCGGTCGTGCAGGTCGCGGCGGTCGCGCAGGTGCCGAACGCGGCGATCTGGCTGCTGACCGAGAGCGTGCCCGTGCGACGCGTGCCCGTGTTCAAGCTGTTGGTCGGCAGAGCCGGGCCGACATAGAGCGCGCCGCCAAGGTCGATATCCGAGAAAATCGACTCTTGGTTGAAGTATTCGGCCGACACCGTGATGTTCGCACGGCCGTCCATGAAGTTCGCGCCCCACAGGCCGCTGAGGCGGTAGGAGTCGCCCTCGCCGATTTCCGGGTGCGAGTACTGGCCGCGGATGT
This window encodes:
- a CDS encoding tonB-dependent receptor; the protein is MNVKDKLGLLGATILTIGMGAVTPALAQDAPAASEEDVIVVTGSRLRRETFESPNPTFQVGSQQMDAAQTVNTIDALEDIPLLGVGVNNRGTQGQNGDSFAFPDVLDLGTQRTLTLLNGRRVVPGNQGTVFVPGNSSGAQVDLSMINPQIIDRVEVLAGTGGAIYGADAVAGVVNVITKDDYEGLDIRGQYSHPEIGEGDSYRLSGLWGANFMDGRANITVSAEYFNQESIFSDIDLGGALYVGPALPTNSLNTGTRRTGTLSVSSQIAAFGTCATAATCTTAFATSTPFLPAASNNVATNYLGRFGDLPLNNTHISLGGTVLTNQNFSGVNAATFLVPAQAVGTAAARSGIVTPLDPLGFASFAPTALTAGQDTAGGRLAIFNSFNTGADAATNLANYNLLSAAAQSQLVLSLLQRNRQTPYEYLAANPGIDPMLFIGSFGTAHAAGGVNPASANGYLPTITNTDIATSALFPRRAVPLSFAANGQLQPYNVGIIAPPLQSQIAATFGGGGYEPSANGFTQIQAGTERASLAITGHYDITDWLRTRTEILYTDITFDQVQGPSTNAGGGNAQAGTLAVPIFFRQNPFFNVGTNIAQIDALIAQGLTLPAAYDPDGPFGAGGAQDVLYIGRALSDIVGGEGLRSTQDTSTFRIAQSLEGDFSLFDRDFYWDVAAIYGTSETDNNRTDIGDIEFALATDVITGPGGQPVCRQQTLAQPIPIEYANPGASSILNAGRTVAGLIPTADQVARCVPLNIMGEGASSQAARDYVQVDSSTHALNRQIVYTGSLGGEIIRLPAGAASLGLNIEYRRETAEFEPNNRLARGDGRTALQGRGAGELEFLEYGYEVLIPIFGEGFQFPLMNSLEFSYAFRMVEREQDSSTALVTGDGTVDDTFNYSVTWKPFEDLTVRGARGRTVRSASLVELLGPFTIAFTTPDTTYHPCTTENIGLGSASRQANCLSAVQALGIAPDAASAQAFLNTFNNAATVGNIARSAVAAGNPNLANEEGNSYTYGITYEPSWAPRLVLAADFFSVDLTNEILLFGPFANNNSGSSAAFMGICFDSATYPNAPIGGLNACDQQLFPQATAGGFIIPAVNAITGNPSFAGVLAGTPSLAPGLAPATNSFIATMAQFNNINAGGRAFRGVNLEARYNFGLGEVPVLGGFMENWGDIFLRTTLFHNQRYDLYADNAFTQRFDRQVGEHPGTGQPEYEFRMDIRHRIGPFDHTLQWNWNPMTVSDITVAKPLYNEQSLAFRGEDFNFFNYNASYDITDSMTVRLVVNNVTDEDWNRGIYGVGNQFDAGIGREWVVGFQARF